Genomic segment of Deltaproteobacteria bacterium:
CTTCTCCCATGTCGTTTCTCGTCAAGTGGGCAGCAGTACCATGCGATACCCGGGATGTAAAGTGAGCGCGGGCCTCACGCTCATTCCGGCTCGCCTCGCGTGCGCTCGACCATCACCCGCGCCAGCTGCCAACGGGACCCATCCGACGTCGCCGTCGCGATCGCGACCAACTCCCCCCGCGCGCTCGCCAAGCGCACCACCTCGCCCGCTCCCCGGGGAGGCCCGAGCGTCCCGAGCACCCGCTGCTGTCCGCGCCGGATCGACACGATGGTGCGCGAATCGACCTCGACCGCCCGCAGCGTCCCGAGCGCCTCCGAGGGGGTCACGAGCGCCAGCGCGCCCTCGGCCGCCACCCGCGCGAGATCGTCGAGCCTCACGGCGTCCCGGACGTCGAAGGGGCCGCAGCGCGTCCGGCGGAGCGCCGCCAAGTGCGCGGCCGTTCCGAGGGCCCGCCCCAGATCCTGCGCCAGAACCCGTACGTAGGTGCCCCGCGAGCACGTCACCGCGAACGCGAGGCGATCAGCGGCGAGCCACGCCACGTCGAAGGCCGCGATCCGGACCGGACGGGGGGCCCGCTCGACGGTCTGCCCTGCGCGCGCCAGGCGATAGAGCGGCACGCCGTCACGCTTCAGCGCCGAGTACATCGGCGGCGTCTGCAGGATCTCACCGCGCAGCCCGGCAACCGCGGCCGCCAGGTCGGCCGTGGTGAGCGGCGGCAGCGGTCGTTCCTCGAGCACCGCCCCGGTGCGGTCGAGCGTGTCGGTCGCGGTCCCGAGCGCGATCTCACCGACGTACCGCTTCTCGTCGTCGGCGAGAAAGGCCGCGATCTTCGTTCCCTCGCCGATGCAGATCGGGAGAAGCCCGGTCGCGAAGGGATCGAGCGTCCCGAGGTGCCCGACCTTGCGCTGCCGCAGCGTGCGCTTCACGAACGCGACCACGGAGGCCGACGTCACACCCTCCGGCTTGTCCACCAGAAGCAGCCCGTGCAGCTCCGAGCGGGGCTCAGGCATCGTCGTCTTCCTCGCGCGGGCCACGCGCCTCGCGCAGCAGCCGTTCGAGGCGCTCCGCGTTGCCGATGGTCGGATCGATCTCGAAGCGCAGCTCGGGAGTGAAGCGGAGGCCGAGCCGCCGCCCGATCTGCGACTGCAGATACGCACGCGCGCTCGCGAGGCCCGCGAGCGTGCTCCGCTCCGCCGCCTCGCCCCCGTGCACCGCCACGTACACGGTCGCGTGCTTCAGATCGGGCGACATACGCGCGCCCGTCACGGTGACCATGCCGACCCTGGGGTCCTTCACCCCGCGCAGCAGGACGTCCGAGAGCGCCGCTTGCAGCAACGCTCCGACGCGATCGGTTCGATGTCCGGCCATGGCTCTCAGTAGTGCAGGAACTCGAGCTGCTCCTCGCCGAGCTCCGCGACCTGCATGTCGTCGATGCAACGCACGACCTCGCGCAGGGCCCCGTCGACGAACGCCTGATCGGTGCCGACCTGGCTGATGCCGAGCACCGCACGCTGCCAGAGATCGTGGTCGTCGGCTTCGGCGATCGACACGTTGAACTTGTTGCGCACCCGCGCCTTGATGGTGCGGAGCACGCTCCGCTTGCCCTTGAGCGAATGGTTCTCGTGCAAGTAGAGCGTGAGACGAAGTACGCCGACGGTCACGACTCGCTCCGTTGCAACGCGCAGCCGAAGCCGCACGCCGCGTCCAAACCGGCTCGCTCCCGCGTTTCGTCAGCCGAGATGCGGTCTGCCGGCGGCGGAGCCCCGTGATGAACGACAGCGCGGGGGCTAGACCCGCCGCTCGACCGACGCCTGCCCGCCACCGATCGACCGGGACGACGGCGTGAGCTGCCGGGCCACGGCCTCCATCTCATAGACCTCGACGACGTCGCCTTCCTTGACGTCCTGGAAATTCTCGAGACTGAGACCGCACTCGTAGCCGGACGCGACCTCGCGGGC
This window contains:
- the truB gene encoding tRNA pseudouridine(55) synthase TruB translates to MPEPRSELHGLLLVDKPEGVTSASVVAFVKRTLRQRKVGHLGTLDPFATGLLPICIGEGTKIAAFLADDEKRYVGEIALGTATDTLDRTGAVLEERPLPPLTTADLAAAVAGLRGEILQTPPMYSALKRDGVPLYRLARAGQTVERAPRPVRIAAFDVAWLAADRLAFAVTCSRGTYVRVLAQDLGRALGTAAHLAALRRTRCGPFDVRDAVRLDDLARVAAEGALALVTPSEALGTLRAVEVDSRTIVSIRRGQQRVLGTLGPPRGAGEVVRLASARGELVAIATATSDGSRWQLARVMVERTRGEPE
- the rbfA gene encoding 30S ribosome-binding factor RbfA; its protein translation is MAGHRTDRVGALLQAALSDVLLRGVKDPRVGMVTVTGARMSPDLKHATVYVAVHGGEAAERSTLAGLASARAYLQSQIGRRLGLRFTPELRFEIDPTIGNAERLERLLREARGPREEDDDA
- a CDS encoding DUF503 domain-containing protein, with the protein product MTVGVLRLTLYLHENHSLKGKRSVLRTIKARVRNKFNVSIAEADDHDLWQRAVLGISQVGTDQAFVDGALREVVRCIDDMQVAELGEEQLEFLHY